Part of the Lolium rigidum isolate FL_2022 chromosome 6, APGP_CSIRO_Lrig_0.1, whole genome shotgun sequence genome, ATTTTAGCAGTGATGCATGTGCAAAATAGAAAAATACTTAGTGGAACTGAGATAACACATCACTACATTTCATATTAGTTATCGCTCATTTAGTACAAATCTATAGTAAATCAGTGATACCTAATATCAAACGGATGAACTAGGTAGAATGAGGGTATTTGTAGCAATTTCAGCGTGCGAGTTACATGCATGTTGTTTCGAGTAATTTATAATAGGTTATATTTTTCTCATTTCTGAAATTATATATAGTAGCCCTTCAGTTTCATATTAGAGctactttgattcataggatttgtatAGAAATTATGTAGAATTTTGATCATATGAAAAAATTGTACATAGGTTGTTTGATTTATAGAACATATCCTATAGAAAGTAAGAGCGTAATTCTCGAGGAATcttgtactacctctgtctataaataAACCTCTGAGATTTATCTGaatctagatgtatctagacgctatTTAGTCTCTATATACATCCAGATTTAGACAAACCTCAGATATCTATTTATAAAACAGATGGAGTAGTATAATTCCTATAGAAAAAAAATGTTAGGTCATATACACAATGAAAAATTTCTTTACTAGAATGAAACACACTTTATGTTTTCATACGATTCAAATAGGCATAACATCTTAATTCTAtgcttttcctattcctatgctttttaTATCCTATGAATTAAAAGAGCTCTTAGTTATTGATGGTTTAGTTGTATACACTTCTAGATACAGAAAGAACGGAGAAAGTAGTATATACAACTGCAACCAATTGTTTTTTTATAAAACAATATAGTAAATGCTAAATGGCAACTGCAACCAATTGTTCCTTTTgtaaaaaaatatagaaaatgcTAAATGTCAGGATGCGAAAAAGGCAATTCTGATTTCTTGTTTGGTCAGACAAGGAAGAAAAAGATTGGGAGGCAATCAGCGTGCATGCGATCTGCACAGGCCGGGGTTCGTTGCGGCGTCACCTTTCCCGCCGTCGCGTCGCGCGCACCCACCCGCCCCGCCTCCCTTCACTCCCAAGCCAACCCCGACGACCCAACCAACGTCCACCTTCCACGCGATCGCCGCTCACTTCCAGTCCATCTACTCCTACTACATATATACTCTCCTCCTCCAGATCCGGCAAACTCAGCGGCAGCACACGGAGCTTCAGCCACAGATCCCATTGCCAAGTACACGTCGAGCAACTGCATCATGGCGCTGCAGCTTGCGCCATGGCGCCTCCTCCTCGTGCTCGCcgccctcctggctgccgcctcgGCGCAGACGTCGCCCACCGCGGCGCCTGCCCCGCCTGTTCCCGTACCAGTGCCGACAGCGCCGGCCCAAGCCCCTCCCGTGCCGGCGACTCCCGCTCCCACTGCCACCCCCGTCGCCCCCGTCGCCCCCGTCGCCCCGGTAAAGCCGCCTCCCGCAGTCGCGCCGGTCAAGCCGCCTCCCGCAGTCGCGCCGGTCAAGCCGCCTCCCGTCGTCGCGCCCGTGTCCGCGCCGCCGCCTGTTGTCACACCACCGCCTGTCACTCCCCCGCCGGTGACACCACCGCCTGTCGTACCCCCGCCTGTCTCCGCGCCTCCTCCCGTGACGCCACCGCCGGCGACGCTACCGCCCGCGGCTGCCCCGGCCCAAGCACCCGCGGTGCTGCCACCGGTGGCGGCAACTCCGCCCGCGGCCATGGCACCCGCCGTGCTCCCACCCGCCGAAGCCCCGTCCAAGAGCAAGAACAAGCACAAGAGGAAGAAGAGCGGCAAGAAGAAGGCGCCCGCCCCTGCTCCCGAGCCACTCAGCCCGCCGGCGCCCGTCGCGCCGGAGCCCACCGTGGAGGACGTGTCTGGCCCGGCACCCTCCGCCAACGATCTGGTAACGCGTCTCAATCAATTTTTTTCTTACTTTCTTACCGACAAAACGAATGAATCAACGAAAGATCAACTCATGTCAAATGTTTTTGAATCTGTTCTTTGTGCAGAGCGGGAGCAGCCGGCAGTACGTGCAATGGGGTTTCGTGGTGCAGACCGCCGTGGTTGCGCTTTTGCTGTCAGTAGCGTGGTGAAAGTGAAGCATATATAGAGATCCATTCATCCGTCCGTCGATTTTATTCATGTATCACACCTCATGATTCGATCATTCCTCTTGTTTCTGGTAGGGAATTATGATTTATTCGGGGCTTGTAATAAACAGTTTTTTTTTGACGTGTTTTGCAtgtattttttttctgaattgaaTACCGGCATTGTCTTCTTTAGTTCGAATGACTGGAAGTGAAATGAAATGGTGCGTCGGCGGCCGTATCTTCGGATATGCAGCCTTGAATTATTCAGAAAAAATGAATAGGCCGAGGAGCCAAATCAGCAAGGATCACGCTCTTTCCAAATTTTGGAGTGCACACTAGTAATTGAGTGATAATCATGGTATCCCGTATATTGTAGGATGATCTCTAATATGCTTTCTTCAAATTTTTACCATGTCCCCTGCAGTTAGAAGAAAATTCCATGCTAGCTTGTAGTTCAAATTGGCAATAGACCAATTTGTCACCGGTTGCATCACCAAATCGTTGCATTTGTGCAAAAAAATTCTTGCCCAGGGATATTCACATGCACGGAGTATTTCATATCTATGTTatctattttttcgataaagatacCTATGTTATCCATATATAAGAAGTATTTGAAAGTGTACAATTTGTTCTTATTTGCATATAGGCACATTTTTGCACAATCAGATGTAGATCAAACAACTGAGATCACCCCCATTCTTTTATCACCCACTCATATTGCCATTCCTCGCCCCGGCCCATTGACCGGCCGGCCCATCGCTTGTCCTGCCATGCCAGCTAGTAAAGTTGTGTGTAGCTCCACTTTGGCCACCGCACGAGTCTATGGATCAAGTCTTCCTTCTAAacccataagagcatctccagcaaatAAATGGTTGGAGCttggctcaaaaaaaaaaagagcatctCCCAGCCGTGTCCCCGACGAGGCCTCCGGTAGCCATTTTTTACATCCAGGCGGCGTTATtcggcccagccgcgcccccggcTCCTCGTTTTCAATTTGGCCTTTCGTCCGTCTGGAGAGCCCAGGACATCCCCTGACCCCCGGggtgcgctcggggactcgggatgagagaaaagcggggacgggcccgctctatcggcgagagaacacacgaaccccaccactttgtcgTTGCAAATCCCCCCTTCCCTCCCGTTCCTCTGTCGCCGgcggcaccacccctcgccaatccgccggccggttgcctcaactccgccgttcctccacccagcagcctatattccgccaCCCGTCCTCCCCTCTACGTattttccgccctccaaaagcTCCCTCGCGTCGCGCCTCATCGACACAcccggcaggtgttcgtccaattgcctggccggacatggactccaacgaggaggaggagcatatgTTCGCCGAGATTTTTGAAGAAgaaatggcagccgccgcccaagatgaGTAGCACATGCTGATCCTAGCTTGCCTGTCTGGCTTCTACGCCGAGTCGGacattggtcgccgtggtgggtcggcaccaggtcgccggaagtgcaagccgaggcagcgaatggagggctactgcatgctctacgccgactacttcaccgacgatccattgcacggtgaggctatttttaggcgtcgtttcaggatgaaccggaagctcttcctgaaaattctgtatgcccttcgagagtacgactcctatttcagatgcaagttggattgcaccgacATGGCAGGGTTCTGCGCCCTCCAAACGTGCACGGTCGCTATGAGGATgttggcatatggagctcctggtgactctaccgatgactatcttcggatggtggagtccaccgcccttgattgtttctaccggttctgcagggcggtgatagcactgttcggggacatctacttgagatcacccactgtcgaagacactgctaagatcctcgTTGTCAATGAAGCATAaggatttccagggatgcttggaagcattgactacatgcattggaaatggaagaactgtccgtttgcctgacagggaatgtacaagggtcacaaaaaagctgcactgtgatacttgaggcagtgcctaactatgatctctggatttggcacaccttctttggtatgccgggatccaacaacgacatcaacgtcttgcagtgctcgccgatcttctccaagcttgttgagggtcatgctcctcctgttaactttgtgatcaatggccgacagtacaacaagggatactatcttgcagacggtatctatccaaagtgggcgacATTTatgaagactatctcaagccccaccctcccgaaggagcatcagtttgtcaaggaacaagaaggttgctgaaaggacgtcgagcgtgcatttggtgtcctccagcagagatttgctgtagtcTGGTTCCCCGCTTTGATTtgctccaaagatcagatgtgggaggtgatgaactgttgtgtgtgcgtacacaacatgattatcgagaatgagCGGAAGTATCTGGTTCCTCCGACCGagcaagctgcaccatatgacagagagggtcctcttgcacagcctaaccacCAAGTGCCCGCATCGTGGGatgcgttcatcgctatgcgtcaggagattcgagactccacaatccatcaacagctgcaggatgatctggtggagcacatatggacgcttcgaggcaacaccaactagtttccatttgatttatTTCAAAACTTAtcttgttttgttgaactgtaacgtttatttgtaaaaataagccaaatgttTGCAAAACTGGTCAAATTCGCCGAACTATGCTAGATATTTGATTTTGGATGTTTCTAGGGACGTTTTTTTAAACGCTGAACACCGGGTATctaccggggagacggctggaattTCGGCGCTCTCCGGTCGAAACTTTGGTCCAATTTAGCGTCGGATTTGGCCATGGGGAGCGccacggttggagatgctctaactacatGAACCTTGGTCATAACTTTATGTTGCAGGTTTAGATGGCGAGTAAGGCACAGTTGTGTGATCTATTCGACCCAGCGAATAGATGTGTAATCATAGGGATCTCTACCTACCTGGTAACGTCACTACACAACAAGTCTGTTCCACATGGCAATCGCCTTCCACACGCAGGCAATAGATTGTGTTATTCTGAGGTGCGTATCTTTGCGAGCGCGGACTTGCGACTCGACATCACCTGTCACACATTGATCTACAATGTCTTATAACTATTGTAGATCGATTTGTGACAGGTGATGTCGTGTGATCTATTCGACCCAGGGAATAGATGTGTAATCATAGGGATCTATACCTATGGTAAGATCACTACACAACGTCGTTCCACATGGCAATCGCCTTCCACACGTAGGCAATATATTGTGTTATTCTGAGGCGCGTGTCTTTGCGAGAGCGGACTTGCGACTCGACACCACCTATCACACATCGATCTACAATGTCTTACAACTCGCTCGTTTAACTGTTCTTCTCTGATAAACAACTAAGTGATAGTGTAATCAAACAAATTTTGCAACCACCACACCCTATGGTTGAGCAGAGAATAGTTTTCATTATTTATGAACAAAATTGCATCCCAGTGTAAACTACCATTTGTTATAAAGATAAAACAAAACAAGCAACCAACTAGACATCTTACATTGATCAAAAGTAAAATGAACCTACTAAAAATGGAAAATTTTACCAAGAAGCAAACAAGGTGAACTAGCAGAGAGTAAAAACTACTTGTTGAAACGTCAGACACTCCAGAATTCCATATTACTTAAACTAAATTAGTCAGTCCTATTCTACTAACCTACATTAGATAGTTGATAGAATATAACCTTATTTTATGATATCTATGGATATTAACATGGCTACAAACAGAAATAAACATTTCTTAATACATATAAAATGGCTCGAGTTATTTAGTAGGTGGATTTTGATTATTTCTCCTTCTCTATATTGCATAGATTTAGATGTAAATTATTTCAGAAAGATGTCTGAAACAATATATGCAAAGGAAAATTCGTGTTATTGAAGATTTGTCTTTACCTTGGGGGTATTATAATGATTAAATTTGAATTGTATCATTGGAAACTTTAAGTTCTAAGATTATACCAACATATATATGTGGTTTATGTGTTTTTAGAAAGAGTAGCACAATAGTGATTAAACTCAACGTATCTAAAGTAATATTGTGGAAAAAATTAATATTTAGTGAAAATATTTTTTAAGAAGTAAAAGTGTTTAGCATAAATAGTCTAATGATTGTACCGCTAGATGGAAGCGACGGTACATAGTTAAGAAAGGTATTGCTTTCATTTGACTTGTTTCATCTATTTATACGGTGTTTCTCCGAAGGTGATTCCCCTAAATCCAAAATTCCGAAGACATATGGGACCTCATTTTCAAAGGGTTGTTACTCGATGTAGAGAAAAACTGTCAAACTTAGGATATATTTATGTAGAGTTGGCTTTCGCATGTGATCATTTCTTCACCCATCCTTCATCCTTATATACTACATTTGGTATTTTCAAACTCCTATTGACCATTTTAAATGTTAGTATATTATATCCTCATGCATAATATTCTATATCATAAATTTGGTCTCTAATCTCACTTCATTTCCTGTTTTAAAATAGCTTTTCGCTGCAATCTGGAAAAAAAATCATCACAAATAAAACTTCCACGAACATGGATTCAACTTTCACCTATAAACATCAAGAAAATTTTGAATAGTATGAGTCCtacaaaaaatttaatttttattcttttctcacacaatataatgCCATCATTTCTCAATTGCCGGTGTTTACTTGATCATCTAGAAGTGTACAAATTTTCCATGTTAACATTTATGTATATTAGCATGTGTTTATGGGTCCTACATTATGAGCAACAACATTAGCTAGACATGGGCTATGTAAGTTGTACTGAACTATTTTAATTCTGAATCATGTGATGTAATAAATATGACCTTTTTTCATGGTATTACATATTAAAATGGGTGTGCTAGTGATTTGATCGAGGGAAAGGCACTGTAACCATAGGGATCTCTACCGTGCGGGGTGAGGTCACTACATAGGAAGTCAATCTGTGTACACATCGCCTTCCGCAACGCATAAGGTAATAGGATGTGTTCTTTGACGAGGTGCATGTCTTTGAGAGGGTAGACGTGCGACTCAAAATCACTTGTTATCGTCTAACCGTTTCTTTTCTGCTAGACGCCTAAGCGGTCCTTCCATCAAAAGATGGACTGAAATCACTGGACTATTTATGCCCAACCACCGCGGTCCGTGGGGGTGCAAAGAAGGGCCCAGTTGATACAATTTCTGAACAAAACTGCATCCCACTAAACTGCCCGtgtgggcagcccaaccagagagatatTTACGTATTACGctcatcttattattccatcttaAAATTGGAGTGCTACCACCAACTGGTCTttcccaaaccgtcttaaccatctcatggaaCCCCTCTCGATGTAACCAACCAAGTTCAAACTTGAACGGTCTTTTACAAACGGGACGGGGATTTCCAGTAGTtaggaggataggagcatggtcagacaatttttcaatacgttctagtgcatggactgacaccatagggtatttatcttcccatTCGGTAATCCATCAACACACGATCTAGttttcgtatgtgggttcaggcaagctgttggcccaagaaAACTGTCGATCTGACATAAAAACCTCTCTTAAGTCAATGTTGTCAATA contains:
- the LOC124659427 gene encoding vegetative cell wall protein gp1-like, with protein sequence MALQLAPWRLLLVLAALLAAASAQTSPTAAPAPPVPVPVPTAPAQAPPVPATPAPTATPVAPVAPVAPVKPPPAVAPVKPPPAVAPVKPPPVVAPVSAPPPVVTPPPVTPPPVTPPPVVPPPVSAPPPVTPPPATLPPAAAPAQAPAVLPPVAATPPAAMAPAVLPPAEAPSKSKNKHKRKKSGKKKAPAPAPEPLSPPAPVAPEPTVEDVSGPAPSANDLSGSSRQYVQWGFVVQTAVVALLLSVAW